A window of Mytilus edulis chromosome 10, xbMytEdul2.2, whole genome shotgun sequence contains these coding sequences:
- the LOC139492018 gene encoding uncharacterized protein — translation MQGIFLVSFYLGRKCRQPNIGYWSFCKGFLNMGLCLPCLGGQSDDYDQPSPETKRRQQAAAAEQRQKATEGRGLKDPENVKRKQQKREEAERKANSQPQGEGGLKWQMG, via the exons ATGCAAGGAATATTCTTAGTAAGCTTTTATCTGGGTCGAAAATGCAGACAGCCTAACATAGGATATTGGAGTTTTTGTAAAGGTTTCCTAAATATGGGACTTTGTTTGCCCTGTCTTGGAGGACAATCTGATGATTATGATCAGCCATCACCA GAAACAAAGAGACGACAACAAGCAGCAGCAGCAGAGCAAAGACAGAAAGCTACCGAAGGAAGAGGACTTAAAGATCCTGAAAATGTGAAGAGAAAACAACAAAAACGAGAAGAAGCTGAAAGGAAAGCTAATTCACAGCCCCAAGGAGAAGGAGGATTAAAG tgGCAGATGGGATAA